TGGGAACGGGCACGAATGGGCGAAGCTCGGCCATGGGGTGGCCGTTCACGCTGATCACGTAGCCCTCGCCGGATGCCGCGACTTCCCGCACGAGGGCGGCCAGTTTGGCTTTCGCTTCGGAGATCGGGATGGTCGCCATATGCGGTCAATATACCTTGACCAATCAAACAGGTCAATATCGGCCACAGGCGATTTGGCCGCCCAATGCCCTCAACGCGCGCATCGCGGCAGGCGCGCGAGGGTGTCGCTCATGGGCTCCGAC
The DNA window shown above is from Gemmatimonas sp. and carries:
- a CDS encoding type II toxin-antitoxin system Phd/YefM family antitoxin, translating into MATIPISEAKAKLAALVREVAASGEGYVISVNGHPMAELRPFVPVPTPGRFKDAIRFSDDAFAPLSDEDADASGL